One Candidatus Dependentiae bacterium genomic window, GCAATCATGGCTGGTGCCGATGCGATTACGATGCCACCGGCATTGTTTCAGGAAATTAATACGCATGTACTGACGGGTCGTGGGATGGCGCAGTTTAATGCCGATTGGCAGAAATTGGGTATTAAACAGTTTCCGTAATGTGGGAATAACTATGTATAAATACATGCTGTTTCTATTGATATGGGTAACCAATAGTTTGTATGCGGTTTCAATAAAAGATTTAATTGATAGCCAAAAGATTTTTGCACTCAAACACATTTGGATTCGTGAAGGTGGCAGATGTATTGATATTGATTTGAGCAATATGGGTATTACGAGTCTTGATGGTTTTTATTATTTGATCACGGAATTTAATATTAATCCCGCAATGATTCGTGATTTTGATTTGAGTAATAATAAAATTACCAAGATACCACTTATGTTTATGGATGCGTGTCCTAACTTGGAACGGTTGTTATTGCAGCGTAACAGAATTGCTAAATTGCCAAAAAACTTTTTAGCAAAAAACTTTCTTTTAGAAGGGCTGGATTTATCGCATAATCAATTGAAAACCTTACCTGAATATTTTTTGGAGAATAATACTGGCTTGATAGGGCTTGTATTATCACATAACAAATTTGATTTGCTACCGCGTCAATTTTTGCATAATTGCACTGAATTAAAGGTATTATTTTTGAATAATAATAATGTGCATACGTTTCCTAAGCATTTTTTGTTTAATAACAGAAAATTGCAAAAATTGACCTTGTACAATAATCCTGCATCAATTGATGGTGTGTTTCCTGCATATGTATTAAGCGCATTAGTGTACAAAGAACTACGCGATACTGAAGTTTGCAGTTGTTTGGATTGTCGTACTCAAGCAGTAGATTTAATGGTACATTGATTAGCTTTGAGCGCACGGTATACTATACGTAAATTTAGGATGTCTCGTGCGTATAATTTTTGTTACTAATAATTACACACCATACAGTGGCGGTGTTGTCAGCTCGATTAATGCTACGGTACAAGCGCTGCGGCGTGCGGGACATGAAGTATGCATTATAACATTAAATTTTTTAGGCAGTACGCATAATGATCCATCGTATGTAGTACGTGTGCCATGTCCAGTTAAATTTGTGTACAAAAACAATCATATGGCAGTCCCATTACTCGTGACGCAACATATACGTAAACATGTAGAATTATTCAAACCTGATATAGTACATGTACACCATCCATTTTTACTTGGTGCGAGTGCGGCACGTGTTGCAAGGGAATATAAAATCCCTGTCATATTTACGTATCACACTATGTATGAAGCATATACACACTATGTACCTCTACCGCAATATGTGACCAAACAATTGGTTGCTCATATGGTTCGCACATTTTGCAATAAAGTTGATGCTATTGTTGCGCCAAGTAACGCAATTGCAGATGTATTATATGCGCAAGGAGTACGCGCTCCTATACGTGTTATTCCCAGCGGATTACAAGACATGTTTGTGCAACAACTGAATATTTCTATAAATCCAGTTGCACAACGCCCATTTCAGTTACTCTATGTTGGGCGCTTTACGAAAGAAAAAAATATTCAATTTATACTGGATGTTATGAAATTATTACCGGGGGATGGGCGCTATCAACTAAAACTAGTTGGTTTTGGGGCTGAGTTAACTGCATTACAACACCATGCGTATGGGCAATGCGGGTTTTCAGAGCAGTTTGTGCAATTTGTACATAAACCTCCACATAAAGACTTGATCCGGTACTATCGACAAGCAGATCTATTTTTGTTTGCATCAACGACAGACACGCAGGGGCTTGTTCTGGCAGAAGCCATGGCATGCCAGACGCCAGTTGTGGCTGTTGCAGGTCCTGGGCAGGCTGACATTGTAAAAGATGCTCATAATGGATTTTTGGTGGCAACCCGTGAGCAGATGGCAGACTGCATTACCCAGATACAAGCAGATGCTCACATGCACGATCGACTTCGAAGAGGTGCGTGGGGAACTGCCCAAAGATACCAACCTGATGTCTTGGTGCAAGAGCTCATTAGTTTTTATGAACAAATTTTGGTTTGATTTATAAAAATGTTTCAACTCTTAATTTAAAGTAATTCTTTTCATATTAAAATTAACATCTAATGGAGTTCTCCTATCTGTTTCACCAAAAAAGACCTCGATTAGAACAGTAATAGCTCAAATCTTCTCCCCGGAACTCATATCATTGTATCAACCAGCAATATTCTGCTATACTTAAAGTAATAATTTAGGGATAGGTGTTTATTGCTAGGGGTCGCAGGGATGCATAAGGTTAATATAGCTATTTTAGCTCTTTTTCTAGGGAACATGCCTATCGCAGGTATGGAGAAAGAAGCGGATATTTGTGCCCTGGTCTCGCATAATCGCCAAAATATCTTCAAAGCTGTCCAAGAATCGATTGAACAGGGCAAATTCATTAATATTGATGCCTTTGTATTTACCAATCGTGAAATTTTGGAATCTATTCGCAAAGCAAAGGAGAATGGTGCTTATATTGAGGTGAATGTGGGTAGTTTTTCTCAAAATAAAGGCTTTATAGCTCAATTGCGGGAAATGGGCATTCAGGTTACTCAAGTGCCTCATTTGCATATGAAGCGTATACTAATTAGTGAAAAGGATCCACGCTTGGGTTCTCCGGGCAAGACAACAACCTTTATGGGTTCAAGCAATTTAACCTACTTTGCTCATCAGAATTTTGAAGCAGCAACCACTACTCAAGATGCCACAGATTACTTTATGCAGCAGTTTGAAAACCATCAATCCCTTGCAAATATGAAGACGCCAGAAAAAAAGAAAGAAAAGTTACATGTAGCAGAAACTCCATGTGGTCTGCAGCTGTTTACCTCTCGGAGTTATAGATTAAGTGAATCCAAGGCGTTACGCATTGATAAATTGGCACGTAGTAAGCAACAAAAACGAGTGTTATATATTTCTTCTATGAATTGGAATACGCCCGCGGTAACTCGGGCACTTATTAATGCGCATGAGCAGAGAGTTGAGATTAAAGTTATAGTGAATGG contains:
- a CDS encoding glycosyltransferase, which codes for MRIIFVTNNYTPYSGGVVSSINATVQALRRAGHEVCIITLNFLGSTHNDPSYVVRVPCPVKFVYKNNHMAVPLLVTQHIRKHVELFKPDIVHVHHPFLLGASAARVAREYKIPVIFTYHTMYEAYTHYVPLPQYVTKQLVAHMVRTFCNKVDAIVAPSNAIADVLYAQGVRAPIRVIPSGLQDMFVQQLNISINPVAQRPFQLLYVGRFTKEKNIQFILDVMKLLPGDGRYQLKLVGFGAELTALQHHAYGQCGFSEQFVQFVHKPPHKDLIRYYRQADLFLFASTTDTQGLVLAEAMACQTPVVAVAGPGQADIVKDAHNGFLVATREQMADCITQIQADAHMHDRLRRGAWGTAQRYQPDVLVQELISFYEQILV
- a CDS encoding phospholipase D-like domain-containing protein, with the protein product MHKVNIAILALFLGNMPIAGMEKEADICALVSHNRQNIFKAVQESIEQGKFINIDAFVFTNREILESIRKAKENGAYIEVNVGSFSQNKGFIAQLREMGIQVTQVPHLHMKRILISEKDPRLGSPGKTTTFMGSSNLTYFAHQNFEAATTTQDATDYFMQQFENHQSLANMKTPEKKKEKLHVAETPCGLQLFTSRSYRLSESKALRIDKLARSKQQKRVLYISSMNWNTPAVTRALINAHEQRVEIKVIVNGSALRGGNEQLNELAAAGVPVFVFDPEGLKRAIQHSKLLLRFDGDDTLVINSTANLTSQGDQEFNVDEYSTNPQVAQHFKEAFDDYIEHHCVPYKHQQLSTKPYQPARKRLIFDTSDEQEQPTKKRRVQKK